Proteins from a single region of Puntigrus tetrazona isolate hp1 chromosome 2, ASM1883169v1, whole genome shotgun sequence:
- the LOC122322962 gene encoding cytotoxin 7-like, with protein MKTLLVALVLVLVLNYGSALKCTHCVPQGGTRCTQTQETCGFGKDACIAARFNFPPFMGFRRCSSTTECLILSSNTAMKVKCCHSDLCNNMAII; from the exons ATGAAGACTTTGCTGGTGGCCCTCGTTCTTGTTCTGGTGTTGAACTACG GATCAGCGCTGAAATGCACCCACTGTGTACCTCAGGGAGGAACGCGCTGCACGCAAACTCAAGAGACCTGTGGCTTTGGAAAAGATGCCTGTATAGCGGCCAGATTCAACTTCCCTCCCT TCATGGGCTTTCGGAGATGCAGCAGCACGACTGAGTGTCTTATTCTCTCGAGTAACACTGCCATGAAAGTTAAATGCTGCCATTCGGACCTCTGCAACAACATGGCCATCATTTAG
- the ly97.3 gene encoding CD59 glycoprotein, producing MMKFFMFAVVLVLVVTGGSALDCLHCVPEKAGGSCEITTVTCPSDKDACAAAKFRRSPYGHYQKCMSMSGCEMVKQNAFINIKCCQKDFCNTFD from the exons ATGATGAAGTTCTTCATGTTTGCTGTTGTTCTCGTGCTGGTCGTGACGGGCG GCTCGGCCCTGGACTGCCTGCACTGTGTCCCGGAGAAAGCAGGAGGGTCCTGCGAGATCACCACCGTTACCTGTCCGTCGGACAAAGACGCGTGTGCCGCCGCCAAGTTCCGCAGAAGCCCCT ACGGGCATTACCAGAAGTGCATGTCCATGTCGGGCTGTGAGATGGTGAAACAGAACGCTTTCATCAACATCAAGTGCTGCCAGAAGGACTTCTGCAACACCTTCGACTGA
- the LOC122322941 gene encoding CD59 glycoprotein-like translates to MSTFNFCFSDVPLYAKCPTLFFSPQQPKMICMKPQRDPHFSGLEPYMSLSLAFSRTMKVLLPALVLALVLANGSALKCYNCVPGTPGGSCVTTQETCGYKKDTCVSARFISPYSYFRRCISMADCMILQSSPNMKVKCCQTDLCNTPI, encoded by the exons atgtCTACTTtcaacttttgtttttcagacGTTCCCTTGTATGCAAAGTGTcctacattatttttttccccccaacaACCGAAAATGATTTGCATGAAGCCACAAAGAGATCCTCATTTCTCCGGGTTGGAACCATATATGTCCTTAAGTTTGGCCTTCAG caggacGATGAAGGTTCTGCTGCCGGCTCTTGTTCTTGCCCTGGTGTTGGCGAATG GATCTGCCCTGAAATGTTATAACTGCGTCCCCGGGACACCTGGAGGAAGTTGTGTGACCACTCAGGAGACCTGTGGCTATAAAAAAGACACCTGCGTGTCTGCCAGATTCATCTCTCCCT ATTCTTACTTCCGGAGGTGCATTAGCATGGCAGACTGCATGATTCTTCAGTCCAGTCCCAATATGAAAGTCAAGTGCTGTCAGACGGATCTGTGCAACACCCCGATTTAA
- the crygn1 gene encoding gamma-crystallin N-A, producing MSQYSGKHHCIFSQIVFYEGKCFTGQRLEVFGDCENFQDRGFMNRVNSIRVESGAWVCFDHPDFKGQQYMLEKGEYPDFQRWNAHNDHMGSCKPIKMHGEHYRMELYEGQNFTGQCVELCDDCPFLQSTGFSKNCLNSIKVYGDGAWVMYEEPNYRGRMYIVERGNYCSFMEWQAENPNIQSIRRVVNYF from the exons ATGTCTCAGTATTCAGGGAAG CATCACTGCATCTTCTCCCAGATAGTGTTCTACGAGGGGAAGTGCTTCACGGGCCAGAGGCTGGAGGTGTTTGGAGACTGCGAGAACTTCCAGGACCGCGGTTTCATGAACAGGGTGAACTCCATCCGGGTGGAGAGCGGGGCCTGGGTGTGCTTCGATCATCCCGATTTCAAGGGACAGCAGTACATGCTGGAAAAAGGAGAGTATCCCGATTTCCAACGCTGGAACGCTCACAACGATCACATGGGCTCCTGCAAGCCAATCAAAATG CACGGGGAGCACTACAGGATGGAGCTTTATGAGGGTCAGAACTTCACCGGTCAGTGCGTTGAACTGTGTGACGACTGTCCCTTCCTCCAGAGCACCGGATTCAGCAAGAACTGCCTCAACTCCATTAAAGTCTATGGAGACGGAGC TTGGGTCATGTACGAGGAGCCGAACTACCGTGGCCGCATGTACATCGTGGAAAGAGGAAACTACTGCTCATTCATGGAATGGCAAGCTGAGAATCCCAACATCCAGTCTATCCGCAGGGTGGTTAACTATTTCTAA